ttttttttgtgtttcatttcagttggTCTCTAGGAGGTTTGCTTTTCTATATATGCCTCTATGGGTTTCATGCTGATTTATGGTTTCAATAATAGATAGATATTAAAGTGGTGCAACTGCCCCAAATAAGATGATTTGATTGCGGTGAGGCAAACACTGCTGTGTGAATATTTCTCATTAACATCACATATCTAGCAATTTGAGTGGGGTAATTCCTTACTGATACAAGCTGTATCAACATAAAGTAGGATTAAACCAGTCAGTGGGAATCCTTCCATCAAGAAGAGCGTTTATTATCATCTTACATAAATAGGACCAGTGTTGTGCCTGAGTTGGATATACTGGTTTAAAACCCATTTGCAATGGTGCAGTGTGTCTTAATTACACAGACAGGTGCAAGCCGAATAGATACAACCAACCTCCCACAAAGCAGTTCACATATACATTGCAGTGGAACAACCAGTTCTAATTTCAAACCAGCCCAAACAAGCCTTAAGTTTCCAAAACAGAGTTTCTCTTGGTATCAGTAAACACTTTGGTTTAGTCAACAGAAGTTACTCAGTATAACCAATGACTTGCATTATTTTAGTGATACAGCCTGGCCCGCAGCTTAGTACAGAATCTGGTGACGTTGAtcctccagcacctccagaaACCAGCCCACTGCTCTTTCAAATTCCAGTGCTGTTTGGGGTTGTCTTAGGGCAGGAAGCCTAGTACCTGGTCCTTCAGGGTCTGATTGTACCCTCTGGGCAGGCTTGGATGGGCTCAGGGAAATGACGGAGTGGTGGAGTAAccgtccctggatgtgttcaagaaatgtgtggatgtggcactgagggacgttgttagtggacatggtggggatgggctgacagtaggactagatgatcttagtgatctttccaaccttgatgattctatgattcaaaatGTTGTCTGTGTGCATTGGGATGTCCATGGTGGCCAGCTGAGACTGACTGGAGCTCCATGCTTGGGCCAGGAGCTCTGACATGCCAGGAAAGACAGAGCCCAAGCAGGTGCCCCACTTACATGTGGACTTCTTTTAGCTGAAGGcaagttctctttcttttctgtttctcaggaAGTGATTGAAGTCTTTGTCAGTCTGTCTGCACCTCACTGCTGCTCGCTGACTTGCCCTGCTTCAGGCTGCCAAATATTTGGGTTCGTCAGGCCGGAGTTTCATGACCTTTTCCACACAGAGCAGAATGAGAGTCAGAAACCAGAGGCTCCAGCCAACAGCTGCTGCAATCCATCCGTAATCGTCCACACCAGTCGGACAGCACACGGCTGCTAGTGTGCAGAAGTCCACCTCTGgtggagaagaaatgaagtgaGCTGATGGGATGCTAAGTACAGAGCAGGTTTTCATTGCTAGAAGGCAGG
The Numida meleagris isolate 19003 breed g44 Domestic line chromosome 1, NumMel1.0, whole genome shotgun sequence genome window above contains:
- the TMEM213 gene encoding transmembrane protein 213, coding for MMLSSHEPWAAFVMLFYITVLWCSCSAAAGASNISTSTMHTAEYEPPCLKVDFCTLAAVCCPTGVDDYGWIAAAVGWSLWFLTLILLCVEKVMKLRPDEPKYLAA